A section of the Scleropages formosus chromosome 12, fSclFor1.1, whole genome shotgun sequence genome encodes:
- the LOC108930170 gene encoding ras-related protein ralB-A has product MAANKTKNQSSLALHKVIMVGSGGVGKSALTLQFMYDEFVEDYEPTKADSYRKKVVLDGEEVQIDILDTAGQEDYAAIRDNYFRSGEGFLLVFSITEQESFTATAEFREQILRVKAEEDKIPLLLVGNKSDLEDRRQVTADEARAKADAWGVQYVETSAKTRANVDKVFFDLMREVRTKKMSENKDKNGKKSGKKKNSFKQRCCLL; this is encoded by the exons ATGGCGGCCAACAAGACTAAGAACCAGAGCTCTCTGGCCCTGCACAAAGTGATCATGGTGGGCAGTGGAGGGGTGGGGAAGTCAGCCCTCACTCTGCAGTTCATGTATGACGAG TTTGTTGAGGATTATGAGCCCACCAAGGCTGACAGCTACCGGAAGAAGGTGGTTCTGGACGGGGAGGAGGTCCAGATCGACATCCTGGACACAGCAGGGCAGGAGGACTACGCAGCGATTCGGGACAACTACTTCCGCAGCGGAGAGGGCTTCCTGCTGGTGttctccatcacagagcaggagTCCTTCACTGCCACAGCCGAGTTCAG GGAGCAGATCCTGCGAGTGAAGGCAGAGGAGGACAAGATCCCACTGCTGCTAGTGGGCAACAAGTCGGACCTGGAGGACCGCAGGCAGGTCACCGCTGATGAGGCCCGGGCCAAGGCGGATGCGTGGGGGGTGCAGTATGTGGAGACCTCAGCCAAGACGCGTGCCAATGTGGACAAG GTATTTTTTGACCTTATGCGAGAGGTGCGAACAAAAAAGATGTCAGAAAACAAGGACAAAAATGGCAAGAAGAGTGGCAAGAAGAAGAACTCCTTTAAGCAGCGATGCTGTTTACTCTGA
- the klhdc3l gene encoding leucine-zipper-like transcriptional regulator 1 homolog, with protein sequence MSRRTSPCLWTPISPSGLVPCNRYKHACCAHGDSVYLLGGRESALLRDFWKYNVARNEWVELDCSGDESPDELEGHSMVAHQGCLYVFGGMIDSAYSERKTPLWLYDTGKDRWGQLQGRCWGLQNPEPVNRKGHSAVVFQSAMYIYGGYIDMKGSSQDFWKFDFDAREWSALKPAAGRARPGPRHGHSAVVHLDSMYLFGGLMGLREQRDFWRWSFSNHTWCTIKSHCGPPRLVGHSVGVFRDTMLLFGGGESQGSPNSALWKFSFASRSWEKLSALPGMPPPCKVHHCSTGLGPGFEPSSCAFAAGDEGPFGALERSSSWPFRMRRSSAPISRPDCPAGAMELDTFRTVGDVDCLEKQSNCQKRSAPCGSRAPGEEVSGSHRDSKEPGAKEESIVHHLPDLLLVTGGKPLGGQAGISLWMMTLTDL encoded by the exons ATGAGTCGGAGGACCAGTCCCTGCCTGTGGACGCCCATCTCTCCCAGCGGTCTCGTGCCTTGCAACCGGTACAAACACGCCTGCTGCGCTCACGGGGACAGCGTGTACCTCCTGGGGGGCCGGGAGAGCGCCCTGCTGAGGGACTTCTGGAAGTACAACGTCG CACGCAACGAGTGGGTGGAGCTGGACTGCAGCGGAGACGAGTCCCCCGACGAGCTGGAGGGACACTCCATGGTGGCGCACCAG GGGTGCCTCTACGTCTTTGGGGGGATGATAGACTCTGCGTACTCTGAGCGCAAgacccccctctggctgtacgACACAG GGAAGGACCGGTGGGGACAGCTGCAGGGGAGGTGCTGGGGCCTCCAG AACCCGGAGCCGGTGAACAGGAAGGGCCACAGCGCCGTGGTGTTCCAGTCCGCCATGTACATTTATGGGGGGTACATCGACATGAAGGGCTCATCGCAGGACTTCTGGAAGTTTGACTTTG ACGCCCGTGAGTGGTCAGCACTGAAGCCGGCAGCGGGCAGAGCGAGGCCTGGACCGCGACACGGACACTCGGCCGTTGTCCACCTGGACAGCATGTACCTGTTTGGGGGGCTCATGGGTCTGCGGGAGCAGAGAGACTTCTGGAGGTGGAGCTTCTCCAACCACACCTGGTGCACCATCAAGTCCCA CTGTGGACCCCCCCGGCTGGTCGGTCACTCCGTGGGGGTCTTCCGAGACACCATGCTGCTCTTTGGAGGCGGCGAGAGCCAGGGCTCCCCGAACAGCGCCCTCTGGAAGTTCAGCTTTGCCAGCCGGTCGTGGGAGAAACTGTCCGCGCTGCCGGGGATGCCGCCGCCCTGCAAGGTGCACCACTGCAGCACGGGTCTCGGCCCCGGGTTCGAGCCGTCCAGCTGTGCCTTCGCCGCTGGGGACGAGGGCCCGTTCGGCGCTCTTGAGCGCAGTAGCTCATGGCCCTTCAGGATGAGACGTTCCTCTGCGCCCATCAGCCGTCCTGACTGCCCCGCGGGGGCCATGGAGCTGGACACGTTCCGCACGGTGGGCGACGTGGACTGCTTGGAGAAGCAAAGTAACTGTCAGAAGCGATCTGCACCGTGTGGGTCACGCGCTCCTGGGGAGGAGGTCTCTGGGAGCCACAGGGACAGCAAGGAACCTGGAGCTAAGGAGGAGAGCATAGTCCACCATCTGCctgacctgctgctggtgaCCGGGGGGAAGCCTTTGGGAGGGCAAGCTGGGATTTCGCTATGGATGATGACCCTGACTGACCTTTGA